From Flavipsychrobacter sp., a single genomic window includes:
- a CDS encoding response regulator transcription factor produces MPPSKAKILLVEDDATLSYVVKDSLNNNGYEVVHCSDAEAAWAQFMKNNFDICLLDVMLPKKDGMSLAGQIREKNETIPILLLTSKSMDDDKIAGFRSGADDYITKPFNMQELLLRLEVFLKRTKKKEETGPSTFKLGNLDFDYDNLVLSGDGKDSQLTQREADLIKFFCTNANRVLKRDEILLHVWGKEDYFLGRSMDVFITKVRKYIKGQPGVELQTIHGIGFKFVYDGAPEEEGK; encoded by the coding sequence ATGCCACCAAGCAAAGCAAAGATACTATTAGTAGAGGATGATGCTACACTAAGCTATGTAGTAAAAGATAGTCTAAATAATAATGGATATGAAGTCGTACACTGTTCAGATGCTGAGGCAGCATGGGCGCAGTTTATGAAAAATAATTTTGATATCTGTCTACTAGATGTAATGCTACCTAAAAAAGATGGTATGTCTTTGGCAGGTCAAATAAGAGAGAAGAATGAAACTATCCCGATATTATTATTGACATCTAAATCGATGGATGATGATAAGATAGCTGGTTTCAGAAGTGGTGCCGACGATTATATTACTAAACCGTTCAACATGCAAGAGCTTCTTTTGCGTTTGGAGGTTTTCTTGAAGAGAACAAAGAAAAAGGAAGAAACAGGGCCTAGTACATTCAAATTAGGCAATTTGGATTTCGATTATGATAACCTTGTATTAAGTGGTGACGGTAAAGACAGTCAATTGACTCAGCGTGAGGCAGATCTTATTAAGTTCTTCTGTACTAACGCCAACAGGGTATTGAAAAGAGACGAAATATTATTGCACGTTTGGGGTAAGGAAGATTATTTCTTAGGTAGAAGTATGGATGTATTCATCACCAAAGTGAGAAAGTACATTAAAGGACAACCTGGGGTAGAACTACAAACTATACATGGTATAGGTTTTAAATTTGTATATGACGGTGCTCCTGAAGAAGAAGGTAAATAA
- a CDS encoding PorP/SprF family type IX secretion system membrane protein, translating to MKKLLFTILLLSACLVVKKPLWAQDVHFSQFYENSIMRNPALTGIFSGDYKIGVNYRTQWSSLAVPFQTVLMSAESRILVGKEAGDYLSFGISAAYDKAGTISFNTMQVYPAINYNKNLEDKHGSFLSVGFAAGYIQRSIDFSKATFSSQYVNGGYSQENLSGENMNNTTIQNYDLAAGISFNSSALAQNNLNYYLGLAAYHITKPKHSFSSSENLIRLTTRWTGNAGLKWTFNNAYMVTAHANFNIQNPYQEIMYGGFIGWQNSAIVASKDYRKYFSLHAGVFVRKDDAIIPSLKIDYTHFTFLLSYDINNSTLNSAGNSNGYEMSVYIRGKYKNKNSDRTYNFACPRFENMPNVNSFTN from the coding sequence ATGAAGAAGCTTTTATTCACAATACTGTTATTGAGCGCCTGCTTAGTGGTAAAAAAACCACTCTGGGCGCAGGATGTGCACTTTTCGCAATTCTACGAAAATAGCATTATGCGCAACCCTGCCCTTACTGGTATTTTTAGTGGCGACTATAAAATAGGGGTTAACTACCGTACACAATGGAGTAGCCTTGCCGTTCCTTTTCAAACTGTATTGATGTCTGCCGAATCCAGAATATTGGTAGGTAAAGAAGCAGGGGACTATCTTAGCTTTGGAATAAGTGCTGCTTACGATAAGGCAGGTACTATTAGCTTCAATACGATGCAAGTTTACCCTGCTATCAACTACAATAAAAATCTGGAAGATAAACATGGCTCCTTTTTATCCGTAGGCTTTGCTGCAGGTTATATCCAACGTTCTATTGACTTTTCTAAAGCCACATTTAGCTCCCAATATGTAAATGGTGGCTATAGTCAGGAAAACCTATCAGGAGAAAACATGAACAACACTACTATTCAAAACTATGACCTTGCAGCAGGTATTAGCTTTAATAGCTCTGCTTTGGCACAAAACAACCTTAACTACTATTTAGGCTTGGCCGCTTACCATATCACCAAACCAAAACATAGCTTCAGCAGTAGTGAAAACTTAATAAGACTCACTACCCGATGGACAGGTAATGCTGGTTTGAAATGGACCTTTAATAACGCATATATGGTTACCGCCCATGCTAACTTTAATATCCAAAACCCTTATCAAGAAATAATGTATGGTGGCTTTATCGGCTGGCAAAACTCAGCTATTGTTGCTTCTAAAGATTATAGAAAATACTTTAGTCTGCATGCAGGTGTTTTTGTTCGTAAAGATGATGCCATTATACCATCACTAAAAATAGACTATACACATTTCACCTTCTTACTATCCTACGACATCAACAACTCTACTTTGAACAGTGCGGGCAACAGCAATGGTTATGAGATGTCCGTTTATATTCGCGGGAAGTATAAAAATAAAAATAGCGACAGAACCTACAATTTTGCTTGTCCCCGTTTTGAGAATATGCCTAACGTAAACAGCTTTACCAATTAA